A region from the Muribaculum gordoncarteri genome encodes:
- the nhaA gene encoding Na+/H+ antiporter NhaA — protein sequence MDSTHIEEHDTFTHRVYYSAKRAVKSHASGGNVLIVATILALVVANIPGINQMYNDFWEQEIRLQVGSFNIFSHAGHPMSMLQFINDALMAIFFFTIGLEIKREVLVGELSSFKQALLPIIAAIGGMVVPVCIYLLLSAGTDFTSGAAIPMATDIAFSLGVLAMLGSRVPISLKIFLTTLAVVDDIGGIIVIAAFYSTHIEAMLIVYALILLGVLFLGSVFKIQSKIFYLLIGTIVWYLFLNSGIHPTIAGVLVAFCIPATPVFPPKKYIQTIRRSIAYFNAEDDELLNRRSILNKDQMDWLKQIESASDKVISPLQELEDSLHPVVNYLIIPIFAFANAGITLWHMDASALVGGIGLAIICGLVLGKFLGIFVFSWLTVKLHLAPMPQYCNWKMMASISMLGGIGFTVSLFIANLSFGSMGAHGLELLNNAKLGIVVGSLLAGVLGFMMLHHFLPKTPCEDSGEC from the coding sequence ATGGATTCGACACATATTGAAGAGCACGACACCTTCACCCACAGGGTCTATTACTCGGCCAAACGTGCGGTAAAGAGTCATGCTTCGGGAGGAAATGTGCTCATCGTAGCTACCATTCTCGCCCTTGTTGTTGCCAATATTCCGGGAATCAACCAGATGTACAATGATTTCTGGGAGCAAGAGATACGCCTTCAGGTAGGCTCATTCAACATTTTCAGCCACGCAGGCCATCCGATGAGCATGCTTCAGTTCATCAACGATGCGCTCATGGCAATATTCTTCTTCACGATAGGACTGGAAATAAAGCGTGAAGTACTTGTGGGCGAATTGAGCTCATTCAAACAAGCGCTTCTGCCTATCATCGCTGCAATAGGCGGCATGGTGGTGCCAGTGTGTATATACCTGCTGCTAAGCGCGGGAACCGACTTCACCAGCGGCGCAGCCATCCCCATGGCAACCGATATAGCCTTTTCGCTCGGTGTGCTTGCAATGCTCGGAAGCCGAGTACCTATATCGCTTAAGATATTCCTTACCACCCTCGCCGTTGTCGACGATATAGGCGGCATCATAGTCATTGCGGCATTTTACTCGACCCACATCGAAGCTATGCTTATTGTATATGCCCTCATACTGCTCGGAGTGTTGTTTCTCGGCTCGGTGTTCAAGATACAAAGTAAGATTTTCTACCTGTTGATAGGAACAATCGTGTGGTACCTCTTCCTAAACTCAGGAATTCATCCCACCATCGCCGGCGTGCTTGTGGCATTCTGTATCCCGGCGACGCCCGTGTTCCCGCCAAAGAAATATATCCAGACAATACGTCGTTCAATAGCCTATTTCAACGCCGAAGACGACGAACTGCTCAATCGCCGCTCGATATTGAACAAAGACCAGATGGACTGGCTTAAACAGATAGAGTCGGCATCGGATAAGGTGATCTCTCCTCTTCAGGAGCTTGAGGACTCGCTCCATCCCGTGGTCAACTACCTTATAATACCCATCTTCGCATTTGCCAATGCGGGCATTACATTATGGCACATGGACGCATCGGCCCTCGTAGGCGGCATCGGCCTTGCCATTATATGCGGACTTGTATTGGGTAAATTCCTCGGAATATTCGTGTTCTCATGGCTTACCGTGAAGCTGCATCTCGCACCAATGCCTCAATATTGCAACTGGAAGATGATGGCATCGATCTCAATGCTCGGAGGTATCGGATTCACCGTTTCACTGTTCATCGCCAACCTGTCGTTTGGTTCGATGGGCGCACACGGACTTGAACTTCTCAACAACGCCAAGCTTGGCATCGTAGTGGGTTCGCTTCTTGCCGGAGTGCTCGGCTTCATGATGCTGCATCACTTCCTGCCCAAGACACCGTGTGAAGACTCGGGCGAATGTTAA
- the lepA gene encoding translation elongation factor 4, translating to MKRIRNFCIIAHIDHGKSTLADRLLEYTNTIAAKDLQAQVLDDMDLERERGITIKSHAIQMNYTLDGEEYTLNLIDTPGHVDFSYEVSRSIAACEGALLIVDASQGIQAQTISNLYMAIDNDLEIIPVINKVDLDSAKPDEVEDQIVELLGCKREEIIRASGKTGIGIPEILKAIIERIPAPTGDPEAPLQALIFDSVFNPFRGIIAYYKIVNGTIRKNDFVKFVSTGKEYHADEIGVLKLDMSPREELSAGNVGYIISGIKTSREVRVGDTITHVDRPCKEAIDGFEEVKPMVFAGVYPIETEDFENLRSSLEKLQLNDASLTFTPESSAALGFGFRCGFLGLLHMEIIQERLGREFDMDVITTVPNVSYRVYDKKGVMTEVHNPSGLPDITLIDHIEEPYIRSSVITAADYIGPIMTLCLGKRGELVKQEYISGNRIELTFDMPLGEIVIDFYDKLKSISKGYASFDYHIHDFRESKLVKLDILLNGESVDALSTLTHADNAVTFGRRMCEKLKELIPRQQFDIAIQAAIGAKIIARETIKAVRKDVTAKCYGGDISRKRKLLEKQKKGKKRMKQIGSVEVPQKAFLAVLKLD from the coding sequence ATGAAACGTATTAGAAATTTCTGCATAATAGCCCATATCGACCACGGCAAGAGCACTCTTGCCGATCGACTTCTTGAGTACACCAACACTATTGCCGCAAAGGACCTACAGGCACAGGTGCTCGACGACATGGATCTTGAACGCGAGCGTGGAATAACCATCAAGAGCCATGCCATACAGATGAACTACACTCTCGACGGCGAAGAGTACACGCTCAACCTCATCGACACTCCGGGACACGTTGACTTCTCCTACGAGGTGTCACGCTCAATAGCCGCCTGTGAAGGCGCATTACTCATTGTCGACGCATCGCAGGGCATCCAGGCCCAAACAATATCCAACCTCTACATGGCCATCGACAATGACCTTGAAATAATCCCGGTTATCAACAAGGTTGACCTTGACAGTGCAAAACCCGACGAAGTAGAAGACCAGATTGTAGAACTTCTCGGATGCAAACGCGAAGAGATAATACGTGCATCAGGAAAAACAGGTATAGGAATACCCGAAATACTTAAAGCCATAATCGAGCGCATACCCGCTCCCACCGGCGACCCCGAAGCTCCGTTGCAGGCATTGATATTTGACTCGGTGTTCAATCCGTTCCGAGGCATTATCGCCTACTACAAGATAGTCAACGGCACAATACGCAAAAACGACTTCGTGAAATTCGTATCGACAGGCAAGGAGTATCACGCTGACGAAATAGGCGTGCTGAAGCTCGACATGTCACCCCGCGAGGAGCTGTCGGCCGGCAATGTGGGATACATAATCTCAGGCATCAAGACCTCCAGGGAGGTCAGGGTCGGCGACACAATAACCCATGTCGACCGTCCGTGCAAAGAGGCCATCGACGGTTTTGAGGAGGTAAAGCCGATGGTGTTTGCCGGAGTCTACCCCATCGAAACCGAGGATTTCGAGAATCTGCGCTCATCGCTCGAAAAGCTGCAGCTCAATGACGCATCGCTCACCTTCACGCCCGAGTCATCGGCCGCTCTCGGATTCGGATTCCGTTGCGGCTTCCTAGGATTACTTCACATGGAAATCATTCAGGAACGCCTCGGTCGAGAGTTTGACATGGATGTCATCACAACCGTGCCCAATGTGTCCTACCGTGTATATGACAAAAAAGGCGTCATGACCGAGGTACACAACCCCTCCGGCCTACCCGACATCACGCTCATCGACCACATCGAAGAGCCCTACATAAGGTCATCGGTCATAACCGCAGCCGACTATATAGGTCCCATAATGACCCTTTGCCTCGGCAAACGAGGTGAACTTGTAAAGCAAGAATACATCTCGGGCAACCGCATAGAGCTGACATTTGACATGCCGCTTGGCGAAATCGTGATCGACTTCTACGACAAGCTGAAGTCGATATCCAAGGGATATGCATCATTTGACTACCACATCCACGATTTCCGTGAGTCGAAACTCGTAAAGCTCGACATCCTGCTCAACGGCGAGAGCGTCGACGCGCTAAGCACCCTGACCCACGCCGACAACGCCGTGACATTTGGCCGACGGATGTGTGAGAAGCTTAAAGAGCTCATTCCGCGTCAACAATTTGACATTGCCATCCAAGCCGCAATAGGTGCGAAGATAATCGCCCGCGAAACCATAAAGGCCGTGCGAAAGGATGTAACGGCAAAGTGCTACGGCGGTGACATATCACGTAAGCGCAAATTGCTGGAGAAGCAAAAGAAAGGAAAGAAGCGCATGAAACAGATAGGATCGGTTGAAGTTCCGCAAAAAGCTTTCCTTGCAGTACTGAAACTCGATTAG
- a CDS encoding leucine-rich repeat domain-containing protein, whose product MKKALLMIALMLGSVTAFAQNKNEVKQLQAFLSQPAEKGGTNATALKITDIKSPATWEGVTVANGRVTAIEWKDKHLAGTLDLSGFTALTKVDVSRNAITSISVAGDAALVELNASRNKLSTLTLDGNAALTKLTVYRNRLTDLDIAGTPLLENLNCSNNLFVELSVANATNLKTLNCQGCHIEALNVQGCTALKNLYCGYNKLTSINLFGVENLTNFNIDDNEISNMIISGLPSLSTFICSDNRMATLALRDCSALIDVVCSYNDLTSFTVDNCPNIQYVDCSYNDLTSLTLSNQTFLQRLICNNNQLTLLDVSFDQALTYINCRYNYITDFRTIGCSSLSMVACQWNY is encoded by the coding sequence ATGAAAAAAGCTTTATTAATGATTGCCCTCATGCTAGGTAGCGTGACCGCTTTCGCTCAGAACAAGAACGAGGTGAAACAGCTTCAGGCTTTCTTATCTCAGCCAGCTGAAAAAGGTGGAACAAATGCAACTGCATTAAAGATCACTGACATTAAATCACCGGCAACATGGGAAGGTGTCACCGTAGCTAACGGACGTGTAACCGCTATCGAATGGAAAGACAAGCACCTTGCCGGAACTCTTGACCTGTCGGGCTTCACAGCTCTTACTAAGGTGGATGTATCGCGTAACGCCATTACTTCAATCTCAGTAGCAGGTGACGCAGCTCTCGTAGAACTCAACGCTTCACGCAATAAGCTCTCGACTCTTACGCTTGACGGTAATGCCGCCCTTACAAAGCTTACAGTTTACCGCAATCGTCTGACCGACCTTGATATTGCAGGAACTCCGCTTCTTGAGAACCTGAACTGCTCTAACAACTTGTTTGTCGAATTAAGTGTAGCCAACGCCACCAACCTTAAGACTCTTAACTGTCAGGGTTGCCACATCGAGGCATTGAACGTACAAGGCTGTACCGCTCTTAAGAATCTCTACTGCGGTTACAACAAGCTGACCTCAATCAACCTCTTCGGCGTTGAAAACCTTACCAACTTCAACATCGACGACAACGAAATCTCCAACATGATTATTTCAGGTCTGCCCTCGTTGAGCACCTTCATCTGCAGTGACAACCGTATGGCAACTCTCGCACTCCGCGACTGTAGCGCACTTATCGATGTAGTTTGCTCTTACAACGACTTGACAAGCTTCACCGTTGACAACTGCCCCAACATCCAGTATGTTGACTGCTCTTACAACGACCTTACCAGCTTGACATTGAGCAACCAGACATTCCTGCAGCGTCTTATCTGTAACAACAACCAGTTGACATTGCTTGATGTATCATTTGACCAGGCTCTTACCTACATCAACTGCCGTTACAACTACATTACCGACTTCCGTACAATCGGATGTAGCAGCCTATCGATGGTTGCATGCCAGTGGAACTATTAA
- the dnaB gene encoding replicative DNA helicase yields MPENNQSNSSRRQKPQHSSLYDTGGRMMPRDKEVEEAVLGALMLEKDAYTTVCDILKPESFYEPAHQRIYEAIQSLGAAQKPIDMLTVVEQLRLNNTLDEVGGPVVISELTSRVASGAHVEFHARIVAQKYLARELITFASSIEGKAFDESNDVDDLLQEAEGKLFEISQRNVKKDVTQIDPVIGQAIEQIQSAANRTSGLSGLESGYHKLDQLTSGWQNSDLIIIAARPAMGKTAFVLSMAKNMAVNFNIPVAIFSLEMSNLQLVNRLISNVCELESQKIKSGQLTPIEWDQLMSRVKHLYSAPMYIDDTPSLSIFELRTKARRLVREHQVKFIIIDYLQLMNASGMKFGSREQEVSMISRSLKQLAKELNIPIVALSQLNRSVESRPGNEGKRPQLSDLRESGAIEQDADIVCFIHRPEYYTRSDQDAAGNDIRGLAEFIVAKHRSGSVDDIKLRFKARFARFENWDEEDNEALSSTSTVGSRLNTFDSDPIASTGTLSGGDADIMRGPEDTPPPF; encoded by the coding sequence ATGCCCGAAAACAATCAATCAAATAGCTCACGACGCCAAAAACCTCAGCACTCATCGCTCTACGACACCGGAGGGCGCATGATGCCGCGTGACAAGGAGGTGGAAGAGGCGGTACTCGGAGCCCTCATGCTGGAAAAGGATGCCTACACAACGGTGTGTGACATCCTGAAACCTGAAAGTTTCTACGAACCGGCCCACCAGCGCATCTACGAAGCCATCCAGAGCCTCGGCGCGGCGCAGAAGCCCATCGACATGCTCACCGTGGTAGAGCAGCTTCGCCTCAACAACACCCTTGACGAAGTTGGCGGCCCCGTAGTCATATCGGAGCTTACCTCACGAGTGGCCTCGGGAGCCCACGTTGAATTTCACGCCCGAATCGTGGCGCAGAAATACCTTGCACGCGAGCTCATAACCTTTGCGTCATCAATCGAGGGGAAAGCATTTGATGAGAGCAACGATGTCGACGACCTGCTTCAGGAAGCCGAAGGAAAGCTGTTTGAGATTTCGCAACGCAATGTAAAGAAAGATGTCACGCAAATCGACCCCGTGATAGGACAGGCCATCGAGCAGATACAGTCGGCGGCCAACCGTACATCGGGACTCAGCGGACTTGAATCGGGCTATCACAAGCTCGACCAGTTGACTTCGGGATGGCAGAACTCCGACCTTATAATCATAGCCGCACGACCGGCTATGGGTAAAACCGCATTCGTGCTCTCGATGGCCAAGAACATGGCGGTCAACTTCAACATTCCGGTGGCCATATTCTCTCTTGAAATGTCCAATCTCCAGTTGGTAAACCGTCTGATAAGCAATGTGTGCGAACTGGAAAGCCAAAAGATAAAGTCGGGACAGCTTACTCCCATCGAATGGGATCAGCTGATGTCACGCGTAAAGCACCTCTACAGCGCACCGATGTACATCGACGACACACCATCACTGTCGATATTCGAGTTACGAACCAAAGCCCGTCGACTCGTAAGAGAGCATCAGGTGAAGTTCATAATCATCGACTACCTGCAGCTGATGAACGCCTCGGGCATGAAGTTTGGCAGCCGCGAGCAGGAGGTGAGTATGATATCACGCTCCTTGAAGCAGCTTGCCAAGGAGTTGAACATTCCCATCGTCGCCTTGTCGCAGCTCAACCGCTCGGTTGAATCACGCCCCGGCAACGAAGGAAAGCGTCCTCAGCTCAGCGACCTCCGAGAGTCGGGAGCGATCGAGCAGGATGCCGACATTGTGTGCTTCATTCACCGTCCCGAGTACTACACCCGCTCCGACCAGGATGCTGCAGGAAACGACATTCGCGGACTTGCCGAATTTATCGTGGCAAAACACCGTTCGGGTTCGGTCGACGACATAAAGCTTAGGTTCAAGGCCCGATTCGCCCGTTTTGAGAACTGGGACGAGGAGGACAACGAGGCACTTTCATCGACAAGCACCGTAGGTTCAAGGCTAAATACATTTGACAGCGACCCCATTGCATCGACAGGCACGCTAAGCGGCGGCGACGCCGACATCATGAGAGGGCCCGAAGATACACCTCCTCCGTTTTAG
- a CDS encoding S9 family peptidase, producing the protein MSTALLIAAASCATQQADDKVIDKPDLKITDGIFSVEALEALGRVTEPVVSPDETKILYGVSYESIEENASNRDLYVMNVDGSDAKRLTRTPKSENNAVWINGGAQIAFLYPDNGVNQVWVMDADGNNRKCVSNVENGVNGFLISPDEKHVVMIANVKYTKTAQDVYPDLPKASGRIIDDLMYKHWDEWVTEIPHPFLGDFDGNSVTNVYDIMQDEPYEAPMKPFGGVESFAWSPDSKQLIYVSRKKTGMEYALSTNSDLYLYDLESKTTKNITEGMMGYDTNPVYSPDGKYVAWLSMEHDGYESDKNRIFVMDCATGEKTDLTANWDYTVDAISWAHDSRFLYFLACRDGVKPMFSIGLDGTVSVVAQGTCDYDCIAPLSDGRVITMHHSMIAPNEIYSVKDGEVTQLTEVNKELLNQVTMPTVKQEMVTTTDGKEMLTWVILPPNFDESKKYPAVLYCQGGPQQAVSQFWSYRWNFAVMASHGYVIIAPNRRGLPGFGTEWNAQISGDYGGQNMRDYLSAVDYMKEKPYIDGEHIGAAGASYGGFSVYWLAGNHDKRFACFIAHAGIFNTESQYLETEEMWFANWDLGGPFWDKSNAVAQRSFANSPHKFVDKWDTPILITHGEYDFRILASQGMMAFNAARLRGVPAEMLIFPDENHWILKPQNAVLWQRVFFRWLDHWLKPEAAVEEAK; encoded by the coding sequence ATGTCAACAGCTTTACTCATTGCGGCCGCATCGTGTGCGACTCAACAAGCCGATGATAAAGTTATCGACAAGCCCGACTTGAAAATAACCGACGGTATTTTTTCAGTAGAGGCTCTTGAAGCATTAGGACGAGTGACCGAGCCGGTTGTGTCGCCCGATGAAACCAAAATCCTTTATGGTGTTTCCTACGAAAGCATTGAGGAAAACGCCTCCAACCGCGACCTCTATGTAATGAATGTCGACGGCAGCGATGCCAAGCGCCTGACACGTACACCCAAGTCGGAAAACAATGCCGTGTGGATTAACGGCGGTGCTCAGATTGCATTCCTCTATCCCGATAACGGTGTCAACCAGGTGTGGGTTATGGATGCCGACGGCAACAATCGCAAGTGTGTCAGCAATGTTGAGAACGGAGTCAACGGCTTCCTCATCTCACCCGATGAAAAGCATGTGGTGATGATTGCCAATGTTAAATATACGAAGACAGCTCAGGATGTATATCCCGACCTCCCCAAGGCTTCGGGTCGAATAATTGACGACCTCATGTACAAGCATTGGGACGAGTGGGTGACCGAGATTCCTCATCCCTTCCTCGGCGACTTTGACGGAAACAGCGTCACCAATGTCTACGACATAATGCAGGATGAGCCTTACGAGGCTCCCATGAAGCCGTTTGGCGGCGTCGAGTCGTTTGCTTGGTCGCCCGACAGCAAGCAGCTTATATATGTGTCACGCAAGAAGACCGGAATGGAGTATGCATTGTCGACCAATTCCGACTTGTATCTCTATGACCTCGAATCGAAGACTACCAAGAACATCACCGAGGGCATGATGGGTTACGACACCAATCCTGTCTATTCGCCCGACGGAAAGTATGTGGCATGGCTGAGCATGGAGCATGACGGATATGAAAGCGACAAAAACCGCATTTTTGTAATGGATTGCGCTACCGGTGAAAAGACCGACCTTACAGCTAATTGGGATTACACTGTCGATGCCATATCGTGGGCTCACGATAGCCGCTTCTTATATTTCCTCGCTTGCCGTGACGGTGTTAAGCCCATGTTCTCTATAGGACTTGACGGCACAGTGAGCGTGGTAGCTCAAGGTACTTGCGACTATGACTGCATAGCACCTCTATCCGACGGCCGTGTCATCACAATGCATCACTCTATGATCGCTCCCAACGAGATATATTCTGTTAAGGACGGTGAAGTGACGCAGCTTACCGAAGTCAACAAGGAGCTCCTCAATCAGGTGACCATGCCTACCGTTAAACAGGAAATGGTGACAACGACCGATGGTAAGGAGATGCTCACATGGGTTATCCTGCCTCCCAACTTCGATGAGAGCAAGAAATATCCCGCAGTGCTTTATTGCCAGGGCGGTCCCCAGCAGGCCGTAAGCCAGTTCTGGAGCTACCGTTGGAACTTTGCCGTAATGGCGTCGCACGGTTATGTCATCATCGCTCCCAACCGTCGCGGACTTCCCGGCTTCGGTACTGAGTGGAACGCACAGATATCGGGCGATTACGGCGGCCAGAATATGCGTGACTACTTGAGCGCAGTCGACTACATGAAGGAGAAGCCCTATATCGACGGTGAACACATCGGTGCCGCCGGTGCAAGTTATGGCGGATTCTCGGTATATTGGCTTGCCGGAAATCATGACAAGCGCTTTGCCTGCTTTATCGCTCATGCCGGTATATTCAACACCGAATCACAGTATCTCGAAACTGAGGAGATGTGGTTTGCCAACTGGGACCTCGGCGGCCCGTTCTGGGACAAGTCAAATGCAGTTGCACAGCGCAGCTTTGCCAATTCACCTCATAAATTTGTCGACAAGTGGGATACTCCTATTCTCATAACTCACGGAGAGTATGACTTCCGCATCCTTGCATCGCAGGGCATGATGGCGTTCAATGCCGCTCGCCTGCGTGGTGTTCCGGCTGAAATGCTCATATTCCCCGATGAGAACCACTGGATTTTGAAGCCCCAGAATGCAGTGCTTTGGCAGCGTGTATTCTTCCGTTGGCTCGACCATTGGCTGAAGCCTGAAGCTGCGGTTGAAGAGGCTAAGTAA
- the proS gene encoding proline--tRNA ligase, which produces MAKELKDLTKRSEDYSKWYNELVTKADLAEQSAVRGCMVIKPYGYAIWEKMQQTLDRMFKETGVQNAYFPLLIPKSFLCREAEHVEGFAKECAVVTHYRLKNDPNGNGVVVDPDARLEEELIVRPTSETIIWGTYKNWIHSYRDLPVLCNQWANVMRWEMRTRMFLRTAEFLWQEGHCAHATAEESEARTVQMINLYADFAEKYMAMPVIKGVKSANERFAGALNTYTIEAMMQDGKALQSGTSHNLGQNFAKAFDVTFINKDNQPEYVWANSWGVSTRLMGALIMTHSDDNGLVLPPHLAPIQVVIIPIYKNSEQLAEISKTVEPIVEQLRALGISVKYDDAENRRPGFKFADYELKGVPVRLAIGARDIENGTVEVMRRDTLEKQVEPLDGIAARVQALLEEIQTNIYQKALKHREEMTREVDTYEEFKKEIEKGGFILAHWDGTVETEEKIKAETKATIRCIPLEGDKTPGVCMVTGKPSAQRVIFARNY; this is translated from the coding sequence ATGGCAAAAGAATTAAAGGACCTCACCAAACGCAGTGAAGATTATTCAAAATGGTATAACGAACTTGTCACCAAGGCCGATCTCGCCGAGCAGAGCGCAGTGCGCGGATGTATGGTAATCAAGCCTTATGGTTACGCGATATGGGAAAAAATGCAGCAGACACTCGACCGCATGTTTAAGGAAACCGGTGTGCAGAATGCCTATTTCCCGCTATTGATTCCCAAATCATTCCTATGCCGTGAGGCTGAGCACGTTGAAGGTTTCGCCAAGGAGTGTGCTGTCGTTACTCACTATCGACTGAAGAACGACCCCAACGGTAACGGCGTGGTAGTGGATCCTGATGCCCGTCTTGAAGAGGAGCTTATCGTGCGTCCCACTTCCGAAACCATTATATGGGGAACTTATAAGAACTGGATTCACAGCTACCGTGACCTGCCCGTGCTTTGCAATCAGTGGGCCAACGTTATGCGCTGGGAAATGCGTACACGCATGTTCCTCCGCACAGCCGAGTTCTTGTGGCAGGAAGGCCACTGTGCCCATGCTACAGCCGAGGAATCGGAAGCTCGTACCGTACAGATGATTAATCTCTATGCCGATTTTGCTGAAAAGTATATGGCAATGCCCGTCATCAAGGGTGTTAAATCGGCTAACGAACGTTTTGCGGGAGCACTCAACACCTATACCATCGAGGCCATGATGCAGGATGGCAAGGCTTTGCAGTCGGGAACATCGCATAACCTCGGTCAGAATTTCGCAAAGGCATTCGATGTGACATTCATCAATAAGGACAATCAGCCCGAATATGTATGGGCTAACTCATGGGGAGTTTCCACTCGACTTATGGGTGCGTTGATCATGACCCACTCCGACGATAACGGTCTTGTGCTTCCTCCTCACTTGGCTCCTATTCAGGTTGTCATAATCCCCATCTACAAGAACTCCGAGCAGCTTGCCGAGATAAGCAAGACTGTAGAGCCTATTGTCGAGCAACTTCGCGCTCTCGGCATCAGTGTCAAGTATGATGACGCTGAAAATCGCCGTCCCGGATTCAAGTTTGCCGACTATGAGCTGAAGGGTGTTCCCGTGCGTCTTGCAATAGGTGCGCGTGACATTGAGAACGGAACAGTTGAGGTGATGCGTCGTGACACTCTCGAGAAGCAGGTTGAGCCGCTGGATGGCATAGCAGCCCGCGTGCAGGCATTGCTTGAGGAGATACAGACCAATATCTACCAGAAGGCTCTCAAGCATCGTGAGGAGATGACCCGCGAGGTCGACACTTACGAAGAGTTCAAGAAGGAGATCGAGAAGGGCGGATTTATTCTCGCTCACTGGGACGGTACGGTTGAAACCGAGGAGAAGATCAAGGCCGAAACAAAGGCTACGATACGTTGCATACCTCTGGAAGGCGACAAGACTCCCGGTGTGTGCATGGTTACCGGAAAGCCTTCGGCACAGCGCGTAATCTTTGCTCGTAACTATTAA
- a CDS encoding glycosyltransferase family 2 protein — protein MSLPVIAIVIPCYNEEEALPISVARLTELLDRMAADGLASPESYIMCSNDGSCDRTWNVITELHAADKRVKGISLAHNRGHQYALLAGLMAVRDRCDAAISIDADLQDDPEAIVKMVQEFRKGKEIVYGVRSSRASDTWFKRTTAHGFYSFQKMMGLNTIYDHADYRLMSNRALDMLSDYGESNLFLRGIIPQIGLDTAVVTYERHERVAGESKYPLAKMLSFSIDGITSFSSKPIRIIFMVGLILLLIDIGVAVYVLSAYFAHKTISGWTSIMMSVWFLGSIILMSIGIVGEYIGKIFIEVKHRPRFAVRDALWD, from the coding sequence ATGTCACTTCCCGTAATCGCAATTGTCATTCCTTGTTACAACGAGGAGGAGGCGCTGCCCATATCGGTGGCACGACTCACCGAGTTGCTTGACCGTATGGCCGCCGACGGGCTCGCATCGCCTGAGAGCTATATAATGTGCAGCAATGACGGTAGCTGTGACCGCACTTGGAATGTAATTACCGAGCTGCATGCAGCCGACAAGCGAGTAAAGGGAATTTCGCTTGCTCACAATCGCGGTCATCAGTACGCGCTGCTTGCCGGACTGATGGCTGTGCGTGACCGCTGCGATGCCGCTATATCGATTGATGCCGATTTGCAGGACGATCCCGAGGCTATCGTAAAGATGGTGCAGGAATTCCGCAAAGGAAAGGAGATTGTCTACGGCGTGCGTTCAAGTCGTGCGTCCGACACGTGGTTCAAGCGCACTACGGCACACGGATTCTACAGCTTCCAGAAGATGATGGGGCTGAACACGATTTACGACCATGCCGACTACAGGCTTATGAGCAACCGGGCGCTCGACATGCTTAGTGATTACGGCGAGAGTAACTTGTTTCTTCGCGGCATAATACCGCAGATAGGACTCGACACCGCTGTGGTCACCTACGAGCGTCACGAGCGAGTGGCGGGTGAGTCAAAGTACCCGCTTGCCAAAATGCTCAGCTTCTCCATCGACGGCATAACCTCGTTTTCGTCAAAGCCTATACGCATCATATTCATGGTGGGACTGATACTGCTCCTTATAGATATAGGTGTGGCAGTGTACGTGCTGTCGGCTTACTTCGCACATAAGACAATATCGGGCTGGACCTCTATAATGATGTCGGTGTGGTTCCTGGGCAGCATCATATTGATGAGCATAGGAATCGTGGGCGAATATATAGGCAAGATATTCATCGAAGTCAAGCATAGACCTCGATTTGCAGTGCGTGACGCTCTTTGGGATTGA
- the rimM gene encoding ribosome maturation factor RimM (Essential for efficient processing of 16S rRNA) → MITSEQIIEIGKFGKPHGINGEISAFIDEDVDIEAINRIVMDVDGIYVPFFIDSLRPKRTETVLIKIDEIDDERHAARLTNRIIYALKEDEVKAAPDHDDDGFYASDLIGYTIVHANGEPVGTITDIEDSTENALFVINRPDGQPAYIPIADELIDEINPEERYIVMTLPEGILDL, encoded by the coding sequence ATGATAACTTCGGAGCAAATCATCGAAATAGGCAAGTTTGGCAAGCCCCACGGCATAAACGGGGAGATATCGGCATTCATCGACGAGGATGTCGACATTGAGGCCATAAACCGAATAGTGATGGATGTCGACGGTATATACGTGCCGTTTTTCATCGACTCACTACGCCCGAAACGCACTGAAACGGTGCTGATTAAAATTGACGAAATAGATGACGAGCGCCATGCCGCCCGGCTCACCAACCGCATAATATATGCACTGAAAGAGGATGAAGTGAAGGCTGCACCCGACCATGACGATGACGGCTTCTATGCATCGGACCTGATAGGCTATACAATCGTACATGCCAACGGTGAACCCGTGGGAACAATAACCGACATCGAGGACTCGACCGAAAATGCACTGTTTGTCATCAACCGTCCCGACGGACAGCCTGCATACATCCCCATAGCCGATGAGCTTATAGATGAAATAAACCCCGAGGAGCGATACATCGTAATGACGCTCCCCGAGGGTATACTTGATTTATAG